One Phenylobacterium hankyongense DNA segment encodes these proteins:
- a CDS encoding alpha/beta fold hydrolase, producing the protein MTSIVMVHGAFCGGWAFERLRTPFEAAGFAVHTPDLRGHAAADGPDRVIGVSMADYAADVAALCESLPGAPILVGHSMGGLVAQMAARRAKLQALVLLAPTPPWGVAGSSLEEGITALGIQMMSPFSSGAVEPDAGLMRSYSLDRMPAAEREAVIRRLKPESGRAVREALNWWLDPFMTTSVGPGRLAAPALAIAGELDVVHPPATVRQTAERIGATFEVMPQMSHWLPGEPGWEDIADSVLRWLSDEARAAA; encoded by the coding sequence ATGACCAGCATCGTCATGGTGCACGGCGCCTTTTGCGGCGGCTGGGCTTTCGAGCGCCTGCGCACGCCGTTCGAAGCCGCGGGCTTCGCCGTCCATACGCCGGACCTGCGCGGCCACGCCGCCGCCGACGGCCCGGACCGGGTGATCGGGGTCTCGATGGCCGACTACGCCGCCGACGTCGCGGCGCTGTGCGAAAGCCTGCCCGGGGCGCCGATCCTGGTCGGCCACTCCATGGGCGGGCTGGTGGCCCAGATGGCCGCGCGGCGGGCCAAGCTGCAGGCCCTGGTGCTGCTGGCGCCCACGCCGCCCTGGGGCGTCGCCGGCTCCAGCCTGGAGGAGGGCATCACCGCCCTGGGGATCCAGATGATGAGCCCCTTCTCGTCGGGCGCCGTGGAGCCCGACGCCGGGCTGATGCGGAGCTACAGCCTGGACCGCATGCCGGCGGCCGAGCGCGAGGCGGTGATCCGCCGCCTGAAGCCGGAGAGCGGGCGCGCCGTGCGTGAGGCGCTGAACTGGTGGCTCGACCCGTTCATGACCACCAGCGTCGGGCCCGGCCGGCTGGCCGCGCCCGCCCTGGCCATCGCCGGCGAACTGGACGTGGTGCATCCGCCGGCCACGGTGCGCCAGACCGCCGAGCGGATCGGGGCGACGTTCGAGGTGATGCCGCAGATGAGCCACTGGCTGCCGGGGGAGCCGGGCTGGGAAGACATCGCCGACAGCGTCCTGCGCTGGCTGAGCGATGAGGCGCGCGCCGCGGC